A single Triticum dicoccoides isolate Atlit2015 ecotype Zavitan chromosome 2A, WEW_v2.0, whole genome shotgun sequence DNA region contains:
- the LOC119356163 gene encoding uncharacterized protein At3g06530-like isoform X2 encodes MIVGVLATRATLAPKLVQDLIIFVARAAQHDALESVDLPWLRVTVMAIISLVQSQSVHEFRKKPLMILKDIRDFSGVLSVLSSEFNIENFVRLYVESLVDYSTSDESCHVHLMETMETLPIKNFVERIVRKVLGNCIKASRVTENPDINRTGIWAKKIFAAIEKKYSCELRDAIRKFLEESEINSVEGDSTSKLLSLVFDESKSMPAEISDANIWFSLDHPKAVVRQSALSKIAKSDILKKNTANPQKFINMQDAIIRSLYDDDLSVVQAALSIEGLAAIASPRGLLKAYNDLLVKCTDIIHKGGSKASKACDVAVSCLEKMVTEYQVHHVEHAKDIATVVFGLLIVHPKTLKVNLKALELAKKIQWDFYASSPLVYELTAPEVKNVPLKSIASINMKNIQAFAETFLSNPNKHVEWLADCGNRSSFSRTTFLLIVLQSLLIPTEVLDKQVNLCQVCLPALKNEWSHIQPKGDCIGDEISIDNLEKCITELVKHIFNNGTDALNARILVCIFWGLLRVQSSYVKQNSMIGAGENTALDDLFMFFITSPDSNIFQKHLQYLVANCTGAPVQFISKYLMDEGLSAGVQAESLLVLASICSTCALSESSSMDESLCMQLLLLFPSLIVPLSHENKDVRSSAMKFIEGLSLVWQRLGTSVSKNGNNSKFPMSSPAFGVFLESLANQKAMISSDARFLPAYISSMLSPSQDLMVPENLHERIDQPTKDAILNFILHSSLKLSPYGKLMVLSALKGVGSILFKAEEVKSLFLYLLDRRSQHQSGHDSKQILTTHETQILCLLLEVLFEVADQTNFGFDTFDALLKALKVDGLSHEDPVAVMPCLTALQNLQPVFFENLKNDTKDKVFGLLISLFRAENLEIRNATRDALLRINVHASTFVKFIELVVAQGDKRGNPKRIKRSENLNRDNYFEEYFGEHPVSSILVSLLDILFLMKNANQRLCLLQPLCQILSKLLSDQWISGIVCQYNKGSSETLDVPSFVKEIQQLVLLTLKDIIDTLQSGHQDNLLNNGNVNLLINFIRSTEDVGTRNHGLSLIASLAKAFPQLVSENIVDLFVAIGDAVKQEDSHSQHVMEDLLSVLVPCWLSKTTSIEKLLQIFIKSLTDVAEHRRLTLMMYLLRTLGENSLSTVIMYLLYTLIERSSHSLLKHQKSHCVLSLSAMSQEWEYGLAVNITGQYSYKLWFPCLCKLLQEIKVHQKQVLLPMLHLALQFILLKLQDTELRFELEAEEAANSIQNSLGTLMEEVVLCTVSVKDKKGDISGDILKEVRNNANTVLKIITGWMHASTYFKGITQLLEHPEGLMKRKTLGILCETARANNMVQNKQRTARKLKHSSLSTALQVDKSSCPYFSELCYKILELIDRESDTSVKIAAISSLETLAKEYPSENPAYSKCLATIISHISSGDSVTSSGLINTAGSLINVLGSKALPQLPLIMKNMLQRVHLVSCCPSGKYAHGCPRTDVSLSNQSVSMLLSVLTTIQVIVQKLGEFVSPYLEEILDLVILHPECATQIDGKLDVKAADVRGLLTETVPVRLILPPLLNLYSSATKCGDASLSLSFQMLANVVGTMDRLAVGTYHTKIYEHCLEALDLRRQNLDSLKNINLVEQSIIHTIITLTMKLTESTFRPLFLRTLEWAESEVDQSTSKRSMDRAIVFYKLVNKLAEQHRSLFTPYFKYLLEGSVQYLSEDGVLISSKRKKKAKLGDNIVKHKDSLSGQKLWNLRALILKSLHKCFLYDNDQKILDSSNFQTLLKPIVSQFVAEAPESLESVPDAPSVEEVDEILVSCLGQMAVTARSDVLWKPLNHEVLMQTRSDNVRPKMLGLKVVRYMVQQLKEEYVALVPETIPFLGELLEDVELPVKTLSQEILKEMETLSGESLREYL; translated from the exons ATGATTGTTGGAGTACTGGCAACACGAGCAACACTGGCTCCAAAACTTGTTCAAGACTTAATTATCTTTGTTGCAAGGGCTGCACAGCATGATGCATTGGAGTCGGTTGATTTACCGTGGCTTCGTGTTACAGTAATGGCTATTATAAGTCTAGTTCAG TCACAGTCTGTCCATGAATTCCGTAAGAAGCCTTTGATGATTCTAAAAGACATCAG GGATTTTTCTGGTGTCCTTTCTGTATTATCAAGTGAGTTCAACATTGAGAATTTTGTTAGGCTTTATGTTGAATCACTGGTTGACTACAG TACTAGTGATGAATCCTGCCACGTGCACCTTATGGAAACCATGGAGACTCTACCTATCAAGAACTTTGTTGAAAGGATTGTGCGGAAGGTTCTTGGAAACTGTATCAAGGCATCACGGGTCACCGAAAATCCAGATATAAACCGCACAG GTATATGGGCAAAGAAGATCTTCGCTGCAATTGAAAAAAAATATTCATGTGAGCTACGTGATGCTATCCGTAAATTTCTCGAG GAATCTGAAATTAACTCAGTAGAAGGGGATTCTACTTCCAAGTTGCTCAGCTTAGTGTTTGATGAAAGCAAGAGCATGCCGGCTGAAATTTCTGATGCTAACATCTGGTTCAGTCTGGATCACCCAAAG GCTGTGGTCCGTCAATCTGCTCTCTCAAAAATTGCCAAGTCCGACATTTTAAAGAAAAATACTGCAAATCCACAG AAGTTTATAAATATGCAAGATGCAATAATACGCAGTTTGTATGATGATGATCTAAGTGTTGTTCAAGCTGCCTTATCCATAGAAGGACTAGCTGCTATCGCTAGTCCTCGTGGCCTTCTAAAAGCATACAATGATCTGCTCGTGAAATGCACCGACATCATTCACAAAG GTGGTTCAAAAGCATCAAAGGCTTGTGATGTTGCTGTTTCATGTTTGGAGAAGATGGTTACGGAATATCAGGTGCATCACGTGGAACATGCCAAGGACATCGCTACAGTAGTATTTGGTCTTCTTATTGTTCACCCAAAG ACCTTGAAGGTAAACTTGAAGGCCTTGGAGCTAGCTAAGAAAATACAATGGGATTTCTATGCAAGTAGTCCTCTTGTTTATGAGCTCACTGCTCCTGAAGTGAAG AACGTGCCTTTGAAGTCTATAGCCTCCATTAACATGAAGAACATCCAAGCTTTTGCTGAAACTTTTCTATCAAACCCAAATAAACATGTGGAGTGGTTGGCTGACTGTGGAAACCGAAGTAGCTTTTCTAGAACTACATTCTTACTCATAGTATTGCAATCTCTGCTTATTCCTACTGAAG TTTTGGATAAGCAGGTGAATCTGTGCCAAGTTTGTTTGCCAGCTCTGAAGAATGAATGGTCTCACATACAGCCAAAAGGCGATTGTATTGGTGATGAG ATCAGCATTGACAACCTTGAGAAGTGCATTACGGAACTAGTGAAGCATATTTTCAATAATGGCACAGATGCATTGAATGCTAGAATTCTTGTCTGCATATTTTGGGGTCTGCTAAGGGTCCAGTCTTCCTATGTTAAGCAGAATTCTATG ATTGGTGCTGGTGAAAATACTGCACTTGATGATTTGTTTATGTTTTTCATCACATCACCTGACAGCAATATCTTTCAGAAGCACCTACAGTATCTGGTTGCTAACTGCACAGGAGCACCTGTTCAATTTATCTCAAAGTACCTTATGGATGAAG GTTTGTCTGCTGGAGTTCAAGCAGAGAGTCTTCTTGTGCTTGCGTCAATTTGTTCAACGTGTGCTTTATCTGAAAGTAGTAGTATGGATGAGAGCTTGTGTATGCAGCTTCTACTTTTGTTCCCTTCTCTTATTGTCCCTCTTTCCCACGAAAATAAG GATGTAAGGTCCTCTGCTATGAAATTTATCGAGGGCCTGTCATTGGTGTGGCAGCGCTTGGGCACTTCGGTGTCCAAAAATG GAAACAACAGCAAATTCCCCATGTCATCTCCAGCCTTTGGTGTTTTCCTCGAGTCATTGGCCAACCAAAAGGCCATGATATCCTCAGATGCGAGATTTTTACCTGCTTATATTTCATCAATGCTTAGCCCAAGTCAAGATCTGATGGTTCCTGAAAATCTTCATGAAAG AATTGATCAACCGACCAAAGATGCTATCCTTAATTTCATCTTGCACTCTTCTTTGAAGCTCTCTCCTTATGGAAAG CTGATGGTTCTGTCAGCCCTGAAAGGAGTAGGAAGCATCTTATTTAAGGCAGAAGAGGTTAAGTCTTTGTTCTTGTATCTTCTGGACCGTCGTAGTCAGCATCAAAGTGGGCATGATTCTAAGCAGATCCTGACTACTCATGAAACGCAAATATTGTGCTTGCTCTTGGAG GTTTTGTTCGAAGTGGCAGATCAAACAAATTTTGGTTTTGACACATTTGACGCTCTATTGAAAGCTTTAAAG GTTGATGGTTTGTCTCACGAAGATCCTGTTGCCGTGATGCCATGTCTAACTGCCCTGCAAAATCTTCAACCAGTATTCTTTGAAAATCTGAAGAACGATACTAAG GATAAAGTATTTGGGCTACTTATTTCTCTGTTTCGAGCTGAGAATTTGGAAATTCGAAATGCAACACGAGATGCTCTACTGCGAATTAAT GTTCATGCCTCCACTTTTGTGAAATTTATTGAATTGGTTGTAGCGCAAGGTGATAAGAGAGGAAATCCCAAGAGAATAAAGAGATCAGAGAATCTTAACCGTGATAACTATTTTGAAGAGTATTTTGGAGAACACCCTGTGTCTTCTATTCTCGTTTCTCTTCTGGATATTCTTTTTCTTATGAAGAATGCGAATCAAAG GCTATGTTTACTCCAACCACTTTGCCAGATTCTATCAAAGCTTCTTTCCGATCAATGGATTTCAGGGATAGTTTGTCAATATAACAAAGGCTCTTCTGAAACTCTTGATGTACCCAGTTTTGTAAAAGAAATCCAGCAGTTGGTACTGCTGACACTTAAAGATATCATCGATACACTACAATCGGGCCACCAA GATAATCTGCTCAACAATGGAAATGTAAACCTCCTCATCAATTTCATAAGGTCCACGGAGGATGTAGGAACTCGTAATCATGGATTGTCGTTGATTGCATCCTTAGCAAAGGCATTCCCGCAGCTGGTTTCAGAAAATATTGTTGATCTGTTTGTTGCTATTGGGGATGCAGTGAAACAG GAGGATAGCCACTCGCAACATGTTATGGAGGATTTATTATCTGTACTAGTGCCATGTTGGCTATCAAAGACCACAAGTATAGAAAAGCTTCTTCAG ATATTCATTAAATCTTTGACTGATGTTGCCGAACATAGGCGTCTGACCCTCATGATGTACCTTTTGAGGACCCTAGGAGAAAATAGTTTGAGTACCGTGATCATGTATCTATTGTATACGTTGATTGAGCGGAGTTCACACTCTCTTTTGAAACACCAGAAGAGTCATTGTGTCCTATCCTTGAGTGCCATGTCACAGGAGTGGGAATATGGTCTGGCAGTCAATATAACGGGACAATATTCCTATAAATTATGGTTTCCTTGTCTGTGTAAGCTACTGCAAGAAATCAAGGTGCATCAGAAACAAGTTTTACTTCCTATGCTACATTTGGCATTGCAGTTTATTCTACTTAAGCTGCAAGATACAGAGTTGAGATTTGAGCTTGAAGCTGAGGAAGCTGCTAATTCTATCCAG AATTCTCTTGGAACACTCATGGAGGAAGTTGTCTTGTGCACCGTGTCTGTCAAAGACAAAAAAGGGGACATTTCTGGTGATATTCTAAAGGAAGTCAGAAACAATGCAAATACTGTTCTGAAAATAATTACGGGATGGATGCATGCTTCAACATATTTCAAAGGAATTACTCAATTGTTAGAACATCCAGAAGGTCTTATGAAAAGAAAG ACACTTGGAATATTGTGTGAAACTGCAAGGGCGAATAACATGGTCCAGAACAAGCAAAGGACAGCAAGAAAACTGAAGCACAGCTCTCTGTCTACTGCCCTCCAAGTGGACAAGAGCTCTTGCCCTTATTTCAGCGAGCTGTGCTACAAGATTCTAGAGTTGATTGATAGAGAGTCGGACACATCTGTGAAAATTGCTGCTATTTCTTCACTCGAAACACTAGCGAAAGAATATCCCTCTGAAAATCCTGCATATAGCAAGTGCCTTGCGACAATCATTAGTCACATCAGCTCTGGTGATTCTGTCACTTCTTCCGGGTTAATAAATACCGCAGGGTCTCTGATTAACGTGCTAGGATCAAAAGCATTACCTCAGCTTCCACTTATCATGAAAAATATGCTGCAAAGAGTACATCTGGTGTCATGTTGCCCTAGTGGAAAATATGCGCATGGTTGTCCGAGAACTGATGTCAGCCTTTCAAACCAATCTGTAAGTATGTTGCTATCCGTACTTACAACTATTCAGGTGATTGTGCAAAAGCTTGGGGAATTTGTTAGTCCATATTTGGAAGAAATACTGGATCTCGTGATATTGCATCCTGAATGTGCTACTCAAATTGATGGAAAGTTGGATGTAAAAGCAGCAGATGTTCGGGGGCTACTGACCGAGACAGTTCCA GTTCGGCTTATTCTTCCACCTTTACTGAATTTGTATTCCAGTGCTACCAAATGTGGAGATGCAAGCCTGTCATTGTCATTCCAAATGCTTGCAAATGTAGTTGGTACAATGGATCGGCTGGCTGTAGGAACTTACCATACAAAAATATATGAACACTGTTTGGAAGCTCTTGATCTCCGTCGTCAGAATCTGGACTCCTTGAAGAATATAAATTTAGTTGAGCAAAGTATTATCCACACCATTATCACTCTCACGATGAAGCTTACCGAGTCCACTTTTAGGCCTCTTTTCCTTCGTACTCTTGAATGGGCAGAGTCTGAAGTTGATCAGTCCACATCAAAGAGAAGTATGGACCGTGCAATTGTTTTCTACAAGTTGGTCAACAAGCTCGCTGAACAACACAG GTCCTTGTTTACACCTTACTTCAAGTACCTACTTGAGGGATCGGTACAATATCTATCAGAAGATGGTGTCTTGATCAGTTCCAAGCGAAAGAAGAAGGCTAAACTTGGAGACAATATAGTCAAACATAAGGATAGTTTGTCAGGACAAAAGCTGTGGAACTTGAGAGCACTGATACTGAAATCATTGCACAAGTGCTTTCTTTACGACAATGATCAGAAGATCCTAGATTCCTCCAATTTCCAG ACTCTTTTGAAGCCCATTGTTTCTCAGTTTGTGGCGGAAGCGCCTGAATCTCTTGAATCAGTTCCAGACGCTCCATCAGTTGAGGAAGTGGATGAAATTCTTGTTTCGTGCTTGGGACAAATGGCAGTGACTGCGCGATCAGATGTTCTGTGGAAGCCTCTTAACCATGAG GTGCTGATGCAGACAAGGAGTGACAATGTCCGCCCTAAGATGCTGGGCCTCAAGGTGGTGAGGTACATGGTGCAACAGCTGAAGGAGGAGTACGTGGCTCTGGTCCCGGAGACCATCCCGTTCCTGGGCGAACTGCTAGAGGACGTGGAGCTTCCTGTGAAAACGCTGTCCCAGGAGATACTCAAGGAGATGGAGACCCTCAGCGGCGAGAGCCTCCGTGAGTACCTGTGA